The Sphingomonas sinipercae genome contains a region encoding:
- the hemB gene encoding porphobilinogen synthase, translating into MSSFPALRMRRGRSSPWMREMLAENRLHPSDFILPMFVCEGSGCEEPIASLRGVSRWSVDRLAERAREAARLGIPCVALFPNTPARLRTDDAAEALNPDNLICRGIRAIKDAVPQIGILTDVALDPYTSHGHDGLTDDRGCVVNDATVEMLVRQAVVQAAAGADIVAPSDMMDGRVGAIRSALEQDGHCDVAIMAYAAKYASAFYGPFRDAVGSKGLLKGDKRSYQMDPANGFEAIREVELDLAEGADMVMVKPGLPYLDVLARVKDTFGVPTFAYQVSGEYAMIEAAAEAGAADRDALILETLMAFKRAGATGVLTYHALDAARLING; encoded by the coding sequence ATGAGTTCCTTTCCTGCACTGCGCATGCGCCGCGGGCGTTCCTCGCCCTGGATGCGCGAAATGCTCGCCGAGAACCGGCTGCACCCAAGCGACTTCATCCTGCCGATGTTCGTTTGCGAAGGCAGCGGCTGCGAAGAACCGATTGCGTCGCTGCGGGGCGTCAGCCGTTGGTCGGTCGACCGGCTGGCGGAGCGGGCGAGGGAAGCGGCGCGGCTCGGCATCCCGTGCGTTGCGCTCTTCCCCAACACGCCGGCGCGGCTGCGCACCGACGATGCGGCGGAGGCGCTCAATCCCGACAATCTGATCTGCCGCGGCATCCGCGCGATCAAGGATGCGGTGCCACAGATCGGGATCCTGACCGACGTCGCGCTCGATCCCTACACCAGCCACGGGCATGACGGGCTGACCGACGATCGCGGCTGCGTGGTCAACGACGCGACGGTCGAGATGCTGGTCCGGCAGGCAGTCGTGCAGGCGGCCGCCGGGGCCGACATCGTCGCCCCCTCCGACATGATGGACGGTCGTGTCGGCGCGATTCGCTCGGCGCTGGAACAGGACGGCCATTGCGACGTCGCGATCATGGCTTACGCCGCCAAATATGCTTCGGCCTTCTACGGGCCGTTCCGCGATGCGGTCGGCAGCAAGGGCTTGTTGAAGGGCGATAAGCGCTCTTACCAAATGGATCCCGCCAACGGCTTCGAAGCGATCCGGGAGGTCGAGCTCGACCTGGCCGAGGGCGCCGACATGGTGATGGTGAAGCCGGGCCTGCCCTATCTCGACGTGCTGGCGCGGGTGAAGGACACGTTCGGCGTGCCGACCTTCGCTTACCAGGTGTCCGGCGAGTATGCGATGATCGAAGCGGCGGCGGAGGCCGGCGCGGCCGACCGCGACGCGCTGATCCTCGAAACGCTGATGGCCTTCAAGCGCGCCGGTGCGACGGGGGTGCTGACCTATCACGCGCTCGATGCGGCGCGGCTGATCAATGGCTGA
- a CDS encoding GNAT family N-acetyltransferase has translation MAEIVAETERLRLRTWDDADLDAFILHTNTPAVMRWLGGVWPREQQEAAYTRVKSYERDFGHTFWIVERKDDGALLGFCGLKRVNSGGAPNPGDFEIGWRLREDAWGHGYAKEAAIAAMDLAFDRYDAPFVVALTVDQNISSVGLMKRLGMKRRTDLDFVTTDAWAATLNPVIVYSMDPAQWPAARAAALA, from the coding sequence ATGGCTGAGATCGTCGCGGAGACTGAGCGGCTTCGCCTGCGCACGTGGGACGACGCCGACCTCGACGCGTTCATCCTGCACACCAACACGCCCGCGGTGATGCGCTGGCTCGGCGGCGTCTGGCCGCGCGAGCAGCAGGAGGCGGCCTATACACGCGTCAAAAGCTATGAGCGCGACTTCGGCCACACCTTCTGGATCGTCGAGCGCAAGGACGACGGGGCGTTGCTCGGCTTCTGCGGCCTCAAGCGGGTCAACAGCGGCGGTGCGCCCAACCCCGGGGACTTCGAAATCGGCTGGCGTCTGCGCGAGGATGCGTGGGGCCACGGCTATGCCAAGGAAGCCGCCATCGCGGCCATGGACCTGGCCTTCGACCGTTACGATGCGCCGTTCGTCGTCGCGCTGACGGTTGACCAAAATATATCGAGCGTCGGGCTGATGAAGCGGCTTGGCATGAAGCGGCGAACCGACCTCGACTTTGTCACGACCGATGCCTGGGCCGCGACGCTCAACCCGGTCATCGTGTACAGCATGGATCCGGCACAATGGCCCGCGGCACGCGCGGCGGCGCTCGCCTAG
- a CDS encoding PilZ domain-containing protein gives MDEARTTHQRRSTRSNVLLKATLQTVESAGSVILRNLSQDGALVSGEDLPREGTWVLFHRQGLSVPSRVAWVQGSYAGLAFESPLFPKELLRHIPPPSASLPPPVQRRPGLASRPLSESERRLIQQWAEESPNVLGD, from the coding sequence ATGGACGAGGCCCGCACGACACACCAGCGGCGTTCGACGCGGTCGAACGTGTTGCTGAAAGCGACGCTGCAGACCGTCGAATCGGCGGGGTCCGTCATCTTGCGCAATCTGTCGCAGGACGGTGCGCTGGTCAGCGGGGAGGACCTGCCGCGCGAAGGCACCTGGGTGCTGTTCCACCGCCAGGGCCTGTCCGTACCAAGCCGCGTCGCCTGGGTGCAGGGATCCTATGCCGGGCTGGCATTCGAATCGCCGTTGTTTCCGAAAGAACTGCTCCGCCATATCCCGCCGCCCTCGGCCAGCCTGCCGCCGCCCGTCCAGCGGCGCCCCGGCCTCGCTTCCCGCCCGCTAAGCGAGAGCGAGCGGCGGCTTATCCAGCAATGGGCGGAAGAATCGCCAAACGTTCTGGGGGACTAG
- a CDS encoding PilZ domain-containing protein produces MVTRPRDNFVTAAAFLGWDEDRVEELPVRTTSYSLMRDVPAETDRRADDRHLTIFRVGSIVIGSRRELCLVKNLSAGGALVKLFSDLAAGESIQLEIREGQPIPGSVSWTRGNEAGLEFDAAIDVVDLLTSAGDGPRPRMPRVEVRARATIRQGAVVRGAAIKNISQGGLSVEPAGPLNVSEGVTVTLPGISPQQGVVRWHNGGLYGIRFNSVLGLPVLVRWLQEHGNGGEPVPSPPERLAILPPIAG; encoded by the coding sequence TTGGTAACCAGGCCGCGCGATAACTTCGTCACTGCGGCAGCATTTTTAGGTTGGGACGAGGATCGCGTGGAAGAATTGCCGGTCCGAACGACGTCCTACTCGCTAATGCGCGATGTGCCGGCGGAAACCGATCGCCGCGCCGACGACCGCCACCTGACCATCTTCCGAGTCGGCTCGATCGTCATCGGCAGCCGACGCGAGCTCTGCCTGGTCAAGAACCTTTCGGCCGGCGGTGCGCTCGTCAAACTCTTCTCCGACCTGGCCGCGGGCGAGTCGATCCAACTGGAGATCCGGGAGGGGCAGCCCATTCCCGGCAGCGTCAGCTGGACTCGCGGCAACGAAGCGGGCCTGGAATTCGATGCGGCGATCGACGTCGTCGACTTGCTGACCAGCGCCGGCGACGGGCCGCGGCCGAGGATGCCGAGGGTGGAGGTCCGCGCGCGGGCGACGATTCGGCAGGGCGCCGTTGTCCGGGGCGCCGCGATCAAGAACATCTCGCAAGGCGGACTCAGCGTCGAACCCGCCGGTCCACTGAACGTCAGTGAGGGCGTCACCGTGACGCTTCCCGGAATCAGCCCGCAGCAAGGGGTCGTGCGCTGGCACAACGGCGGCCTTTACGGAATCAGGTTCAACAGTGTCCTTGGCCTGCCGGTGCTGGTCCGGTGGCTTCAGGAACACGGCAACGGCGGCGAACCGGTGCCTAGTCCCCCAGAACGTTTGGCGATTCTTCCGCCCATTGCTGGATAA
- a CDS encoding sterol desaturase family protein, whose product MAQQWLLPLTIVAITVVAMEIVAAAVHRHVMHGPGWNWHRSHHEPADGWFERNDLYALVFAAISLTLFVAGARWPALWWVGLGLVVYGLLYAIVHDGLVHRRFRFVKPPKSGYLKRLVQAHRLHHAVRERDGAVSFGFLYAPRLDSLLDRLRAHRSAP is encoded by the coding sequence ATGGCCCAACAGTGGCTCCTCCCGCTGACAATCGTTGCGATCACCGTAGTGGCGATGGAGATCGTCGCTGCCGCAGTGCACCGCCATGTGATGCACGGGCCGGGGTGGAATTGGCACCGGTCGCACCATGAGCCGGCCGACGGCTGGTTCGAGCGCAACGACCTGTACGCACTGGTGTTTGCCGCGATCAGCCTTACCTTGTTCGTTGCCGGTGCGCGCTGGCCGGCGCTGTGGTGGGTGGGGCTCGGGCTGGTTGTCTATGGCTTGTTGTATGCGATCGTCCACGACGGGCTGGTTCACCGCCGCTTTCGGTTCGTGAAGCCGCCTAAATCGGGTTATCTGAAGCGGCTGGTGCAGGCCCACCGGCTCCATCACGCGGTGCGCGAGCGCGACGGGGCCGTTTCCTTCGGGTTTCTCTATGCGCCCCGCCTGGACAGCCTGCTCGACCGGCTGCGCGCCCATCGGTCCGCCCCATGA
- a CDS encoding fatty acid desaturase produces the protein MTVPRQGAIGLSLAVAIMFGWIALEAYAIFAHPLGFAGALAAPLLIAAICWLNVGLFIIAHDAMHGSLAPGRPGFNRAVGRLALGLYAGFSYDALLPKHLDHHRRPGTPDDPDFDADNPRHLWRWYSGFIRRYFGWRQLMILSVVFVALLLLGARYANVMLFWALPAILSSFQLFYFGTYLPHRHEDAEFADDHRARSNQFTWLGSLLSCFHFGYHHEHHLAPSVPWWRLPSERKHRASARSGPRPA, from the coding sequence ATGACGGTCCCTCGCCAAGGCGCGATCGGCCTCAGTCTCGCCGTCGCCATCATGTTCGGCTGGATAGCGCTTGAGGCCTATGCGATCTTCGCGCACCCGCTGGGCTTCGCCGGTGCGCTGGCCGCGCCGCTGCTCATCGCCGCGATCTGCTGGCTGAACGTCGGGCTTTTCATCATCGCCCACGACGCCATGCACGGATCGCTCGCGCCGGGCCGTCCGGGCTTTAACCGCGCCGTCGGCCGGCTCGCGCTCGGCCTTTATGCCGGGTTCTCCTATGATGCGTTGCTGCCCAAGCACCTGGACCATCATCGCCGGCCAGGAACGCCGGATGATCCCGACTTCGACGCCGACAACCCGCGCCACTTATGGCGCTGGTACAGCGGCTTCATCCGTCGCTATTTCGGCTGGCGGCAGTTGATGATCCTGAGCGTCGTATTCGTCGCCTTGCTGTTGCTTGGCGCCCGCTACGCCAACGTCATGCTGTTCTGGGCGCTCCCCGCGATCCTGTCGTCGTTCCAGCTATTCTATTTCGGCACTTATCTGCCGCACCGGCACGAAGACGCCGAATTCGCCGACGATCATCGCGCCCGAAGCAACCAGTTCACCTGGCTCGGCTCGCTGCTGAGCTGCTTCCACTTCGGCTATCACCACGAACATCATCTGGCGCCGTCGGTACCGTGGTGGCGCCTGCCTTCGGAGCGGAAACACCGGGCATCCGCTCGATCAGGTCCACGGCCCGCCTGA
- a CDS encoding phytoene/squalene synthase family protein, giving the protein MTRDALVAGAFAAIQHGSKSFRAASRLFDRETRERAWLLYCWCRHCDDVCDGQTLGFGSGPRGPVSMLREKTHRAASRQIVGELPFDALGQLLKERPIPLQFLDDHLEGFTLDELGWRPQTEEDLIRYCYHVAGTVGCMMAIVMGVAPDDTETLERAADLGIAFQLSNIARDVREDLDNGRCYLPAEWMQAHGVTPQTVFDPTNRMALLAIVDRLVDSVIVYESSARKGVQRLPFRSRLAVLTALRIYGAIGRRVGRLGVSAWDRRVTVGKTRKLAMLVPSFAEAVSLRRRA; this is encoded by the coding sequence ATGACCCGCGACGCGCTCGTCGCCGGAGCGTTCGCGGCGATCCAGCACGGGTCCAAGTCGTTCCGCGCCGCGAGCCGCCTGTTCGACCGCGAGACCCGCGAGCGGGCGTGGCTGCTCTATTGCTGGTGCCGCCACTGCGACGATGTCTGCGACGGGCAGACGCTTGGCTTCGGCAGCGGGCCGCGCGGGCCGGTCAGCATGCTGCGCGAAAAGACTCACCGGGCGGCGAGCCGGCAAATCGTTGGTGAGCTGCCGTTCGACGCGCTTGGCCAGCTGCTCAAGGAACGGCCGATCCCGCTCCAATTCCTCGACGACCACCTGGAAGGCTTCACCCTCGATGAGCTCGGCTGGCGCCCGCAGACTGAAGAAGACCTCATCCGCTATTGCTACCATGTCGCCGGCACCGTCGGCTGCATGATGGCGATCGTCATGGGCGTAGCGCCCGACGATACGGAAACGCTGGAGCGCGCCGCTGACCTCGGCATCGCCTTCCAGCTGTCGAACATCGCGCGCGACGTCCGCGAGGATTTGGATAACGGCCGCTGCTACCTCCCAGCGGAATGGATGCAGGCTCACGGGGTGACTCCGCAGACCGTGTTCGATCCCACGAATCGAATGGCGCTTCTGGCGATCGTCGACCGCCTGGTGGACAGCGTGATCGTCTATGAAAGCAGCGCTCGGAAGGGCGTCCAGCGGCTGCCGTTCCGATCGCGGCTTGCGGTGCTGACGGCGCTGCGCATCTACGGCGCCATCGGCCGCCGGGTCGGCCGGCTGGGCGTTTCGGCCTGGGATCGCCGAGTCACCGTCGGCAAGACCCGCAAGCTGGCTATGCTCGTGCCGAGCTTCGCCGAAGCGGTCAGCCTGCGCCGGCGCGCCTGA
- a CDS encoding phytoene desaturase, which produces MSKTAAVIGSGFGGLALAIRLQSAGVQTTVIEARDKPGGRAYYWEKDGHVFDGGPTVITDPACLKELWALSGSDMAADVELVPVSPFYRLSWPDGSTFDYLNDDALLEKQIAALNPADVQGYRRFLDYAAGVFVEGYEKLGAVPFLDFKSMLKAAPKLARYQAWRSVYSVVSGFVKNEKLRQALSFHTLLVGGNPMTTSAIYALIHKLERDGGVWFAKGGTNRLVAGMVRHFERLGGTIRLGDPVNRIETRSGRATSIRTRSGWSAAFDAVASNADIVRTYDMLADPRGRKAAARLRRKRFSPSLFVVHFSTAGAWPDVPHHSILFGPRYAGLLNDIYRGSSLADDPSLYLHHPTATDPGMAPPGKSTFYALAPVPHLGKGQIDWDVEGPAYSKRVLQILEQRMLPGLSERLDTVFHFGPAEFDSELNSHLGSAFSLEPILTQSAYFRVHNRDDVIPNLYFVGAGTHPGAGIPGVVGSAKATAGLMLQDLGQ; this is translated from the coding sequence GTGAGCAAGACCGCGGCAGTGATCGGTTCCGGCTTCGGCGGCCTGGCGCTGGCGATCCGCCTGCAATCGGCCGGCGTCCAGACCACGGTCATCGAAGCGCGCGACAAGCCTGGCGGCCGCGCTTATTATTGGGAAAAGGACGGCCACGTGTTCGACGGCGGGCCGACCGTCATCACCGACCCCGCCTGCCTCAAGGAGCTGTGGGCGCTGTCGGGATCGGACATGGCGGCGGATGTCGAACTGGTCCCGGTCTCGCCCTTCTACCGCCTGTCGTGGCCGGACGGCAGCACGTTCGACTATCTCAACGACGACGCCCTGCTGGAAAAGCAGATTGCGGCGCTCAACCCGGCCGACGTGCAAGGCTACCGGCGGTTCCTCGATTATGCCGCGGGCGTGTTCGTCGAAGGTTACGAGAAGCTGGGAGCGGTGCCGTTCCTGGACTTCAAGTCGATGCTGAAGGCGGCCCCGAAGCTGGCGCGTTACCAGGCGTGGCGATCGGTCTATTCGGTCGTCTCCGGTTTCGTGAAGAACGAGAAGCTGCGGCAGGCGCTGTCGTTTCACACCCTGCTGGTCGGCGGCAATCCGATGACGACCAGCGCCATTTATGCGCTGATCCACAAGCTGGAACGCGACGGCGGCGTCTGGTTCGCGAAGGGCGGCACCAACCGCCTGGTCGCAGGCATGGTGCGGCACTTCGAGCGGCTGGGCGGCACAATTCGGCTTGGCGACCCGGTCAACCGCATCGAGACGCGGAGTGGCCGGGCGACGAGTATAAGAACGCGCAGCGGCTGGTCCGCGGCCTTCGATGCGGTCGCTTCCAACGCCGACATCGTGCGAACCTACGACATGCTCGCCGATCCGCGCGGCCGCAAAGCGGCAGCCAGGCTTCGGCGCAAGCGCTTCTCGCCCTCCTTGTTCGTCGTCCACTTCTCGACCGCCGGCGCGTGGCCCGATGTGCCGCACCATTCGATCCTGTTCGGTCCCCGCTATGCCGGCCTGCTCAACGACATTTATCGGGGCAGCAGCCTTGCCGACGATCCTTCGCTCTACCTGCACCATCCGACGGCCACGGACCCGGGCATGGCGCCGCCGGGCAAGTCCACTTTTTATGCGCTCGCCCCGGTCCCGCACCTTGGCAAGGGACAGATCGATTGGGACGTCGAGGGACCGGCGTACAGCAAGCGGGTGCTTCAGATCCTCGAGCAGCGGATGCTCCCGGGCCTGTCGGAGCGGCTCGACACCGTGTTCCACTTCGGCCCCGCCGAATTCGATAGCGAGCTCAATTCTCACCTTGGCTCGGCCTTCAGCCTCGAACCGATCCTGACACAGAGCGCCTACTTCCGGGTGCACAACCGCGACGACGTCATTCCGAACCTCTATTTCGTCGGCGCCGGAACTCACCCGGGCGCCGGCATCCCGGGCGTCGTCGGAAGCGCGAAGGCCACCGCGGGGCTGATGCTCCAGGACCTCGGCCAATGA
- the crtY gene encoding lycopene beta-cyclase CrtY: MTRIAIAGGGLAGSLVALALANRRPDVDFVLVEQGDRFGGNHTWSFFDSDVPDDQCWLLKGLIASSWPDHEVRFPARRRTIALGYNSIRSENLDRIVRRTLRRDQYRLGASVAALGETSILLDSGERIDADAVIDARGPEPMPGIELGWQKFAGQVVRFDGGHGVERPMIMDATVDQSDGYRFIYLLPFSSTELLIEDTYYSTTADLDLDAIVAKLADYARTLTGTTGVVIAEEAGVLPVVIGGDVASLWHGAQVPMLGLRGGFFHLTTGYSLPDAVANAILLTEQDDLTTAALLKVYRQRAERLWAERGFFKLLNRMLFRAAEPETRYRVLEHFYRLPAPVIARFYGARLTSLDKLRILSGRPPVPIGRALSAMRRRAA; this comes from the coding sequence ATGACCAGGATCGCCATCGCCGGCGGCGGCTTGGCCGGATCGCTGGTCGCGCTGGCGCTCGCCAATCGCCGGCCTGACGTCGATTTCGTACTGGTCGAGCAAGGCGACCGTTTCGGCGGCAATCACACCTGGTCCTTCTTCGACAGCGATGTCCCCGACGACCAATGCTGGCTCCTGAAAGGGTTGATCGCGAGCAGCTGGCCTGATCACGAGGTGCGCTTCCCCGCCCGTCGCCGCACCATCGCACTGGGCTACAACAGCATTCGATCGGAGAACCTCGACCGAATCGTTCGCCGGACCTTGCGGCGCGACCAATATCGGCTTGGCGCCAGCGTCGCCGCGCTGGGCGAGACGTCGATCTTGCTCGACAGCGGCGAGCGAATTGACGCCGATGCGGTGATCGACGCGCGCGGGCCGGAACCGATGCCGGGAATCGAACTGGGTTGGCAGAAATTCGCCGGCCAGGTTGTCCGCTTCGACGGCGGTCACGGCGTCGAGCGTCCGATGATCATGGACGCGACGGTCGATCAATCGGACGGTTATCGCTTCATCTATCTGCTCCCCTTCAGCAGCACCGAGCTACTGATCGAGGACACCTATTACTCCACCACCGCCGACCTCGACCTGGACGCGATCGTGGCGAAGCTGGCGGACTATGCGCGGACGCTGACCGGCACCACGGGCGTCGTAATCGCGGAGGAAGCGGGCGTTTTGCCGGTCGTGATCGGCGGCGACGTTGCTTCGCTGTGGCACGGGGCCCAGGTCCCGATGCTGGGCTTGCGCGGCGGGTTCTTCCACCTGACGACGGGATATTCCCTACCCGACGCGGTCGCCAACGCGATCCTGCTGACCGAGCAGGACGATTTAACGACGGCTGCCTTGCTGAAGGTCTACCGGCAACGCGCGGAGCGTTTGTGGGCCGAGCGCGGTTTCTTCAAGCTACTCAACCGAATGCTGTTCCGGGCAGCCGAACCGGAAACGCGCTATCGGGTACTCGAACATTTCTACCGGCTTCCGGCCCCAGTCATCGCCCGTTTCTATGGCGCCCGGCTGACGTCGCTCGACAAATTGCGAATCTTGAGCGGCCGGCCGCCGGTCCCGATCGGGCGTGCGCTAAGCGCCATGCGGCGGAGAGCGGCGTGA
- a CDS encoding DUF2141 domain-containing protein, with protein sequence MRRFAVIIALPALVSATTATTQLDVSIEGVRNQRGLIHACLTADEHFFPDCRKDPQALKRTAPATTRNLIFTGYPPGDYALTVVHDENGNQRLDTMLGIPKEGFGFSRNPVVRFGAPRFKQVDIKLELGFTRAAVRMQYIL encoded by the coding sequence ATGCGCCGCTTCGCCGTCATCATTGCCTTGCCCGCCCTGGTTTCCGCCACCACCGCCACGACGCAGCTCGACGTCTCGATCGAAGGCGTTCGCAATCAGCGCGGCCTGATCCATGCCTGCCTGACGGCAGACGAACACTTCTTCCCCGATTGCAGGAAGGATCCGCAGGCGTTGAAGCGGACGGCGCCGGCGACGACGCGGAACCTGATATTCACCGGCTACCCGCCCGGCGATTACGCGCTGACCGTCGTTCACGATGAAAATGGCAACCAGCGGCTCGACACCATGCTCGGGATTCCGAAGGAAGGATTCGGGTTTTCACGGAATCCGGTGGTGCGCTTCGGCGCGCCAAGGTTCAAGCAGGTCGACATCAAACTCGAGCTCGGCTTCACCCGCGCCGCGGTGCGCATGCAATACATTCTTTAG
- the ispH gene encoding 4-hydroxy-3-methylbut-2-enyl diphosphate reductase encodes MLHVPTLVANQQAPEDSVRPKLRVLLAAPRGFCAGVRRAIDAVRDALAVHGAPVYVRRPIVHNLDVVRSLEAEGAIFVEELSEVPAGSVVVLSAHGVAPAVLKEASDLGLRAFDAVCPLVAKVHREIERHHRRGRHVVIIGHHGHPEIEGTIGRLPKGAASVVSSIAEVEGLPLRREAPVAYAVQTTYSVDEAEGIVAALHARFAKVDGPSTSDICYATTNRQAAVREVAARADAVIVVGESFSSNAARLAEVASLLCPNVQLVARSNALDVGRLAQAKCVAISAAASTPESSVQAVISLLEERFCVSIEEIEAAREDTVFKRLAIANLD; translated from the coding sequence ATGCTCCACGTCCCGACCCTTGTCGCAAATCAGCAGGCTCCGGAGGATTCGGTGCGTCCGAAGCTGCGCGTCTTGCTTGCCGCTCCGCGTGGCTTCTGCGCCGGCGTCCGCCGCGCGATTGATGCGGTCCGGGATGCGCTCGCGGTCCACGGGGCGCCGGTCTACGTGCGGCGGCCCATCGTCCACAATCTCGATGTCGTCCGAAGCCTTGAGGCCGAAGGTGCGATCTTCGTCGAAGAGCTGAGCGAGGTGCCGGCCGGAAGCGTCGTCGTCCTATCGGCGCACGGGGTCGCACCCGCTGTCTTGAAGGAGGCATCGGACTTGGGGCTGCGCGCCTTCGACGCCGTCTGCCCGCTGGTCGCCAAGGTCCACCGCGAAATCGAAAGGCATCACCGCAGGGGCCGCCACGTCGTCATCATCGGTCATCATGGCCACCCGGAGATCGAGGGCACAATAGGCCGCCTTCCCAAGGGCGCCGCCTCCGTCGTCTCCAGCATCGCCGAGGTCGAGGGATTGCCGCTACGCCGCGAAGCCCCGGTCGCCTACGCGGTGCAGACGACCTATTCGGTCGATGAGGCCGAAGGCATCGTCGCTGCGCTGCACGCCCGCTTTGCGAAGGTCGACGGGCCATCGACCAGCGACATCTGCTACGCCACCACCAACCGGCAGGCCGCGGTCCGGGAGGTCGCGGCCCGTGCCGACGCGGTGATCGTGGTCGGGGAAAGCTTTTCTTCCAACGCGGCTCGCCTTGCCGAAGTCGCCTCGCTGCTGTGCCCGAACGTCCAGCTGGTCGCCCGCTCCAACGCGCTCGACGTGGGCCGGCTGGCCCAAGCGAAATGCGTCGCCATTTCGGCCGCCGCTTCAACGCCAGAAAGCAGCGTCCAAGCGGTGATTTCGCTGCTGGAGGAGCGATTTTGCGTCTCCATCGAGGAGATCGAGGCGGCGCGGGAAGACACCGTCTTCAAGCGGCTGGCGATCGCCAACCTGGACTAG
- a CDS encoding LuxR family transcriptional regulator, translated as MHQADAQLSPDDVDTVVKSIANTPIATIVTDCRLPDNPIIAVNAAFEQLTGYSREEAVGRNCRFLSGEATEPEAQLALGKAVRKGASVVVELTNYRKDGRAFRNAVMIAPVRDDAGRVTLFVGSQMDVSECAAQGGLRNQRAKQLVDGLTRRQRQVLKLMSAGFRNKQIGGELGIDEKTVKMHRARMLQSLGVTSSADAIRIAVEADLRLSDAG; from the coding sequence ATGCATCAGGCGGACGCACAATTGAGCCCGGACGACGTGGACACGGTAGTCAAATCCATCGCCAACACGCCGATTGCGACGATCGTGACCGATTGCCGGTTGCCCGATAATCCGATCATCGCCGTCAACGCGGCTTTCGAGCAACTCACCGGCTACTCGCGGGAAGAGGCGGTCGGCCGCAATTGCCGTTTCCTGTCGGGCGAAGCGACCGAGCCGGAAGCGCAGCTCGCCCTTGGCAAAGCCGTTCGAAAAGGGGCTTCGGTGGTCGTCGAACTGACCAATTACCGCAAGGACGGCCGCGCGTTCCGCAATGCCGTAATGATCGCGCCGGTACGGGACGATGCCGGCCGGGTGACGCTGTTCGTCGGCTCGCAAATGGATGTCAGCGAATGTGCGGCGCAGGGAGGCCTTCGCAACCAGCGAGCGAAGCAACTGGTCGATGGGCTGACCCGTCGGCAACGACAGGTGCTGAAGCTGATGAGCGCGGGTTTTCGCAACAAGCAGATCGGCGGCGAGCTCGGCATCGACGAGAAGACGGTCAAGATGCACCGCGCCCGGATGCTTCAGTCGCTTGGCGTGACCAGTTCCGCGGATGCAATCCGAATTGCCGTCGAAGCGGATTTGCGGCTGAGCGACGCAGGCTGA
- the folK gene encoding 2-amino-4-hydroxy-6-hydroxymethyldihydropteridine diphosphokinase: MRLAEATHLYAIAIGSNRRHGRHGRPASVVEAAVFRLESEFGLFDVAPTILNPAVGGAGREFANSVALVECTLAPPQMLQRLKAIEREFGRRPGRRWGERVLDLDIAAWSGGQWRSRGLTVPHRAASSRIFVVGPLAAIAPGWRLHGALTARHLADRLARPRPRR, encoded by the coding sequence ATGCGCTTGGCCGAAGCAACGCACCTCTACGCAATCGCCATCGGGTCGAACCGCCGCCATGGGCGCCACGGACGGCCGGCAAGCGTGGTCGAGGCCGCCGTATTCCGCCTGGAAAGCGAATTCGGCCTGTTCGACGTTGCGCCGACCATCCTCAATCCCGCGGTCGGTGGGGCGGGCCGGGAATTCGCCAATTCCGTCGCCTTGGTTGAATGCACGCTTGCGCCGCCCCAGATGCTGCAACGGCTCAAGGCGATTGAGCGGGAGTTCGGGCGCCGCCCTGGTCGGCGCTGGGGCGAGCGGGTGCTCGATCTCGACATCGCCGCGTGGAGTGGCGGCCAGTGGCGTTCGCGCGGCCTGACCGTTCCTCACCGTGCCGCGTCGAGCCGTATTTTCGTCGTCGGTCCGCTAGCCGCAATCGCCCCCGGCTGGCGGCTTCACGGCGCGCTTACCGCACGTCATCTCGCGGACCGCCTTGCTAGGCCGCGGCCACGGCGGTAA